The following coding sequences are from one Diospyros lotus cultivar Yz01 chromosome 7, ASM1463336v1, whole genome shotgun sequence window:
- the LOC127806650 gene encoding universal stress protein A-like protein has product MAAAAAAEEKKKVMVAIDESDCSLYALDWTLRNLRDSMANSELLLLTVQPLSDYGYLYASSMGAAPPQLIRSFQESQEKVAVALLEKAKEICSENGVAAETMSEVGDPKEAICEAVEKLHVQLLVLGSHGRGALKRVFLGSVSNYCVQNAKCPVLVVKHPL; this is encoded by the exons atggcggcggcggcggcggcagaggagaagaagaaggtgatgGTGGCGATAGATGAGAGTGATTGCAGCCTCTACGCCCTCGACTGGACGCTTCGGAATCTCAGGGATTCCATGGCCAACTCTGAGCTCCTCCTCCTCACCGTCCAGCCCCTCTCCGATTACGGCTACCTTTACGCTTCTTCCATGGGCGCTGCTC CCCCACAGTTGATCAGATCTTTCCAGGAGAGTCAAGAGAAGGTTGCTGTGGCTCTGCTAGAGAAAGCTAAGGAAATATGCAGTGAAAACGGG GTAGCCGCAGAGACGATGTCGGAGGTTGGAGACCCGAAAGAGGCCATTTGTGAAGCTGTAGAAAAGCTCCACGTCCAGTTGCTGGTGCTGGGTAGCCATGGCCGTGGAGCTCTCAAGAG GGTTTTCCTTGGGAGTGTGAGCAACTACTGTGTTCAGAACGCCAAGTGTCCAGTTCTTGTTGTGAAGCATCCTCTCTAA